The proteins below are encoded in one region of Triticum aestivum cultivar Chinese Spring chromosome 1B, IWGSC CS RefSeq v2.1, whole genome shotgun sequence:
- the LOC123145618 gene encoding protein CASPARIAN STRIP INTEGRITY FACTOR 1 translates to MENIEIPPSSLWSLLRGNGTKGGRGPCFTFTSSDAGSRLPCVIEGGRGERMHRVSNPEMGMPRRSASLFALAFFALLLSTSLAGRQRPSFIVDQESPGQQGEVHRDEAMAQLVHSRMLKDMTTSDYGTYDPTPSMQKPHFKLIPN, encoded by the exons ATGGAAAACATCGAAATTCCTCCATCATCCCTTTGGAGCTTGCTCAGAGGCA ATGGAACAAAGGGAGGAAGAGGCCCCTGCTTCACCTTCACCTCGTCTGACGCTGGTTCACGCCTTCCATGCGTTATTGAGGGAGGGAGAGGAGAGCGCATGCATCGCGTGAGTAACCCGGAGATGGGGATGCCCCGAAGATCCGCCTCCCTCTTCGCCCTCGCCTTCTTCGCCCTGCTGCTCTCCACCTCCCTGGCAG GGAGACAGCGGCCGAGCTTCATAGTAGATCAGGAGTCTCCTGGTCAGCAAGGAGAGGTCCACCGGGACGAAGCTATGGCACAGCTGGTGCACTCCCGGATGCTCAAGGACATGACGACCAGTGACTACGGCACCTACGACCCAACCCCGTCAATGCAGAAGCCCCACTTCAAGCTCATACCCAACTGA